Proteins encoded together in one Dehalococcoidales bacterium window:
- a CDS encoding biotin/lipoyl-containing protein, protein MAELIDFRSPLPGTVLEVIVKKGDRIEESQPLLILESMKMENEIFAESGGVIEEVFITAGQKVGGDEILMQIRVD, encoded by the coding sequence ATGGCAGAACTAATCGATTTTAGATCACCGCTGCCTGGGACAGTACTGGAGGTCATTGTGAAAAAAGGTGATCGGATAGAGGAGTCACAGCCTCTGTTGATCTTGGAGTCAATGAAAATGGAAAATGAAATATTTGCAGAATCAGGGGGAGTAATTGAGGAGGTCTTTATTACTGCCGGTCAAAAAGTCGGCGGTGACGAAATCTTAATGCAAATCAGAGTTGACTGA